Below is a genomic region from Tepidiforma bonchosmolovskayae.
TTCTGGTAGAGGATGGCGACCTTCGCGTTCGGCTTTTCCTTCGAGAGCCACTCGACGTAGATGGCCGATTCGGACTGGTAGTCAGGCTGCCAGCCCATCGTCCACGGATGGCTCTTCGGGTCGGCGCCCCACTTCGAAGCGCCCGTCGCGACGAAGATGTGCGGGACCTTCTGCTGGTTCAGGTAGTCCCAGATCGCCGTGTTGGACGGCGTGCCGAGCGTATTGAAGATGAAGAGCACCTTCTCCTGCTCGACCAGCGTGCGGGCGCACTGGACCGTCTTGTCCGGCGAGTACTGGTCGTCCTGGGTGATGAACGTGATCTTCCGGCCGTTCACCCCGCCCTGCTCATTCACCATCTTGAAGTAGGCTTCGATGGACTTCCCGATGGTGCCGTAGGCCGCAGCCGGGCCGGAGAACGGATAGCAGCTGCCGATCTTGATCTCGGTGTCCGACGCGCCGGTGTCGTACTTCTTGACGTCCTGCTGCTGCGTCGGGCTGGCCGCCGCCGTGGCAGCGCCGCCGGGGGCGGGCGTCTCCTTCTTGGTGTCGTCGTCATCGCCGCCGCAGGCGGCAGCGAGGACCATGGCGACCGCTGCCAGCAGCGCCAGCAACGCGGTCCAGCGTTTCGGTTTCCTCATCTGGTGCGTTCCCTCCTGAATTCGAGTTCTGCCTTCACATGCCCTGCGGGCATGGGAATGCCGTCAGGACCGGCCCGCCCCGGCCTCGCCCGGCCGCCCGGCGATGGCGGCCGCCTCCTGGGCAGCCGCCGGTTTGCGCATGCGCATCCCGGAGCGGGCGTACCGCCACGTCTGCTCCAGGAATCCGACCACCCCATGCCGCATCACGTACATGAATACGATGAGGATGGCCGCCTGGATTGCATCGGGCGCCGACTTGTTGATGGACACGGTGACATCGGGCACGAACTGCTGGAACAGGCCGCCGATGATCGCCCCGTTGATCGTCGCCACCCCGCCGATGACCGCGCCGACGAGGAAGCGGATGGAGAGGAGCGGCGAGTACTGGTCGGGCGAAACGAACTGGATGACCACGCCATTGAGGGCGCCGGCCAGCCCGGCAAAGGCCCCGGCGATGCCGAAGACGGTCATCTTGTAGAGCGCCACATTGACGCCCATCGCCGCGGCAGCGGTCTCGTTGTCGCGGATGGCGACCAGCGCCCGCCCGAACCGGCCCCGCCGGATGTTCGCCGCCAGCACAAAGACGAGCAGCGCGAGGACCGCCGTGAGGTAGTAGAAGAACCGGTCGGGGTTCGTTTCCCAGAACGGGATGTTCAGCTTCCCGAACATGGAGACGCCCTGCACGCCGCCGGTGTAGTGCTCGAACTTCTTTGCCAGCGGGGTCACCGTCACGGCGAGCGAGAGGGTCGCGAGGGCCAGGTACGGCCCTTTGAAGCGGAGCGCCGGGATGCCGATGAGGAATCCGGCAACCCCGGCGAGGAGCGGCGCAATGAGCAGCGACCAGCCCCACGGCATCTCCCACTGCCGGAAGCCGATGCCGAGGGTGTAGCCGCCGATGGCGAAAAACGCGCTCTGCCCGAGCGAAATCTGGCCGCCGAAGCCGGTGAGGAGGTTGATCCCGACGATGACGATCATGAACTGGATGGCGACCGTCATCTTCAGCATCGAGGCGTGCGGGATCTTCTCCACGTAGAGCGGCATGAAGAGGAAGAACGCGATGATGAGCGCATACCCGGCCCAGCGGAGCGCCCGTGCGGCGGCCGGGCTGCGGTCGAGCAGGGGCGAAAGGGCCAGCGCCGCGACGACCGTGGCGATGGCGCTCAGGCTCAGGAGGGCGGCGAGGCCCGCGGCCGGCCGCACCAGCTTCCCGATTGCCGGGATATCGGCGATGTTCGTCTGCGGCTCCACCAGCCAGATGAGGCCGGCGAGGATGAGCAGCGGGAAGAACCAGTTCTTGCGGTAGTCGAACGTTCGCACGAAGTCCATCGGCTACACCCTCTGCACGGCCTGGCGCCCGAAGAGACCGGCCGGGCGGACCAGGAGAACAGCGACGATGACGACGAGCGCGAGCACGATATCGAGCTGCGTCCCGATGAATTCGATGTAGCGCCCGCCGAGGGCCACGATGTTGCCGAGCGCAATCCCGCCGACGACCGCGCCGGGCGGCGAATCGAACCCGCCGAGGGTGGCCGAGGCGAAGGAGAAGATGAGCACGGTCGCCATGAAGTTCGGCTCAAGCTGGACGATCGGCGCCGAGAGGATGCCGGCCAGGGCGCCGGCCGCGGCGGCAATCCCCCAGCCGAGGGCGAGCATCCAGCCGACGTTGATGCCCACCAGCTGGCTCGAAACCGGCTGCGCGGCGGCGGCCCGCAGCCCCAGCCCCAGCTTCGTCCGCTGGAAGAGCACGTAGAGGGCCAGCATCAGGACGATGAGCACCACGAAGATGAACAGGTGGTAGGGGACGATGAAGATATCGCCCACCTGCCAGGAGGCCTGGCGGACGCCGGTGGGCAGCGGGAACGGCTTCGGCACGCCGGAGTAGATCCAGAGCGCCAGCGAGTTGAAGAAGAGGTAGAGACCGAGCGTCACGATGACGATGGTGAGCTCGGGCGCGTTCTGCACCGGCCGGATGAGGATGCGCTGGACGGCGAGCCCGGCCGCGAACGCCAGGATGAGCGTGAGCGGCACCGCCACCCAGTAGCCCATGCCCGCGTTCAGGAACGACCAGCAGATGTAGGTCGAGAACATCGCCATCTCGCCCTGGCCGAAGTTGATGATGTGCGTCGACCGGTAGATGAGCACGAGGGCGAGCGCGAGCAGGCCGTAGATGCACCCGTTCGCCGTGCCGGCCAGCACCAGCTGGATGAATTCGGTCATGCGTGCCTCCTCTTCGAACCCGGCGCCTCAGTAGCCAAGGTAGGCCCGGCGGACATCTTCGCTGCCGGCGAGTTGCGCCGCCGGCCCCTCCATCGCCACTCTGCCCGTTTCGAGCAGGTAGGCGTACGACGCCACCTTGAGCGCGCGCACCGCATCCTGCTCCACGAGGAGCATGCTCACGCCCTCTTCCCGGTTGATGGTGGTCAGGATCTGGAAAATCTCCTGCACGATGAGCGGCGCCAGCCCGAGCGATGGCTCATCGAGGAGGAGCAGCTTCGGGCGCGCCATGAGCGCCCGCCCGATCGCCAGCATCTGCTGCTCGCCGCCCGACATGGAGCCGGCGCGCTGGTTCCGCCGCTGGCCGAGCACCGGGAAGTACTCGTACACCCGGGCGATGTCCTTCCTGATGCCGTCGCTGTCGCGGCGGGAGTACGCGCCCAGGCGGAGGTTCTCCTCCACGGTGAAGTCGACGAACGTGCCGCGCCCCTCGGGCACCATCACCATCCCCATGCGGACGAGGTCCTGCGTGGAGGCCCCGTTGATCCGCTGGCCCTGGTAGGTGATCTCGCCCCAGGTGCGCGTCTGGGCGAGCAGCGCGCGGAGCGTGGTGGTCTTGCCCGCGCCGTTCGCGCCGAGGAGGGCCACAATGCCGCCCTGCGGCACGGAGATATCGATGCCGAAGATGACCGGCCGGTCGCCGTAGGCGGCGCGCAGGTTCTTCGCTTCGAGAATCGCCGTCATGCCTCCACCCCCAGGTACGCGCGGATGACCTCCGGGTCGCGCTGCACCTCCGCGGGCGTACCGTCCGCAATCTTCTTGCCGAAGTCGAGCACCACCACCTTCTCGCTGATGCCCATCACGAGGCCCATGTGGTGCTCGACGAGCAGCACGGTGACATCGAACCGCTCGCGGATGTCCTTGATGAGCGCGCCGAGGGCGCTGACCTCTTCGTGGTTCAGGCCGCCGGCCGGCTCGTCGAGGAGGAGCAGCTTCGGCTTGGCCACGAGCGCGCGGGCGAGCTCGATCCGCTTCAGCGTGCCGAAGGGGAGGCCCGCCGCCGGGTGGTCGGCCACCCGCTCCAGCCCGAGGTAGGCGATCGCTTCGTTGACGGCGGCTTCGGCCTCGCGCTCTTCGCGGTTCACCCACGGCAGCCGCAGCGCCTGCGAGAAGACGTCGGAGCGCGTGCGGGCGTGGGCGCCGACGCGGATGTTGTCCCGCACCGTCATCGACGGGAAGAGCGCCAGGTTCTGGAAGGTGCGGGCGATGCCGAGGCGCGGCACCTCATGGGCCGCAAGGCTGAGCAGGTTCCGCCCGCCGTACCAGATCTCGCCCGCCTGCGGGTGGTACAGGCGGGTGATGGCGTTGAACATCGTCGTCTTGCCCGCGCCGTTGGGCCCGATGAGCCCGACAATCTGCCCGGCGGGGACGTCGAACGAGACATCGTCGAGGGCGACCAGGCCGCCGAACCGCAGCGTGATGTTGCGCACGCTGAGGAGCGGCTGGGCCCCGTTGGTGGAACTCGTCATCCCTCCCCCCTCAACTTTTGCGGCCGGAGTCTACGGGCTTGCCGCAGCTTGGAGCAAGGGCTTGCCGGGGTTCGAACGTTCGAGGGTGGTGAACGGCTGAGCGGATGCTCAGCCAGGCCCGGCCGCCACGGCGCAGGTTCGCATCCGGACGCTGTTCGGGGCCGCCGCGCAGGCTGCTGACCGGCCAGCCGGCCCTGCGCTCACGGCCGCCAGATGGCGGTGCCGGGGTGGAAGGCCGCCCACGCGAACCAGAACTCCGTGGTGTGCAGGGCAGGCGTCAGCTGCCGGCCGGCCAGCGGCCCGGCAACCGCGCGCCCGAAGATGTCCCAGGTGGAGCCGGTCGCGTCGTCGGTGAACGTGCCGGGTTCCGGGCCGGGCGCGAAGCGGAGCGTCCGCCCGCCGAGCCGGGCTTCGTACGCGGCGGCAGCGCCGATATCGCGCGACTGCGCGATCTCCCGCTGGTCGAGCGCCGAGGCGGCGCCGGGCATCCAGAAGACGGCCACCGGTACGCCGCCCGCCTCCACGTTCGCCACCTTCGCGGCCGCCAGCGCCTCCATCGGCACCGCCAGGCCGCGGCCGGCCCGGTCGAGCGCGACCACCCGTTCGAGCGCGGGCAGGCGCGGGTCGGGCGTGCCCTGGAAGAGGAAGGGCTGGCTCGCGGCGTCGTAGAACTCGTAGGGGTTGATGCCGTAGGCCCGATCGAAACCGGTGTCCTCGGTGAGCGCGGGCGCCCGGGGGAAGGCGCGGCGGAACTCGCCCCAGGGCACGATGCTCGCCGGGAGCGGCTCCAGCCGCTGCCCCGCATAGGCGCCCACGATGCCCTCGCCGGTGGCCTGCTGCCACCAGCTCTCGGTCTGCCGGTCCCACATCACGAGATCGGAGTGGCGGAGGTTGCCGGAGACGCCGAAATCGAGCACCTGCCCGCCGACGCGCCGGTCGAAGGCGATCGCCGTGTTGCACAGCGGGCAGAAGGTGACGACCACCGGCCGCTCGCCGAAGCGGTCGTTCACCACCTCGTGCCAGGTGAGGATATGGAGCGGGTACCCCTTCGTAATGCCGTCGACCGTGACCACCGCAACGGGCAGCCGGTCGGCGTAGCTGAGCGTTTCGGCCGGCGCGAAGCGGGCCCGGCCGCCGCGCGGCGCAGAGATAGTGACGGCGCCATCGGCATCGAGCGGGGGGATGCAGTCGCGCGCGGGGCAGCCGCGGAGGATTTCGCGCGGGTCCACGGTCGCGCGGGAGAAGTCGGTGTTCGGCCAGTCGGGGAACTCCGACTGAAAGCTGATGAGGCGGTCAACCGGCGAGAGGGTGGCGGTCGGCGTGGGCGGCGGCGCCGGCGTCGCCACGGGCGCAGAGCCGCCGCTGCAGGCCGCCGCGAGGGCGAGGAGCGGCGCAAGGAAGGGGAGGGCGTGCGTGCGCATGTGCGGCCGTAGTCTGGCCCCGCGACCGAAAAGAACCGGTCATGCCTGCTATCATCGGCGGGATGGAAACGCCCGAAGCCTTCGACATCGAGCGGGAGAAGCTCGCCTATCGCGGAGACCTTTTCGATGCCGCCCTCGCCGCGGGGGCTCCCATCCGGGTCACGGACCGCGGGGTGGTTGTTGCGCGCATGGCGCCGCTCGCCCCCGGGGCGACCCGCTCGTGCGTCCGCGCCGTGATGGCGGACGCCGATGCCATTCGGCAGCGCGTTGGCCGCGGCGACCGGCCGGTGAAGGCGCTCATCGAGGAGGGACGGCGCTTCTGATGCCGTTCGGCACGGAGTAATGAGCAGCTGCGCGACGCAGCGGACCGGGCCGGCGTCCGCAGCTTCGGCGCCTGACTGCCTCGAGGCCCAATCTCCCCCTGCTCCGGGCGAAGCGCCCGGTATGATCCCCGGCCATGACACTCGAGATGTGGGTCATCCTCGCCGTGCGGGTGGCGGGTTCGCTGCCCGTCCTGCGATGGGCGTTCGCCGGCGCCGTCATCGCCATCCTCGTCGACCTCTCCGACCTCTTCCTCCGCGCCTACCTCGACCTCGGCGGCGTGCGCAACTACCAGTCCTTCGACAAGTGGTGCGACCAGGTCTACCTGGCCGTCTTCCTCGTGGTCGCGCTCCGCTGGGAGGGCCCGGCCCGGGCGATCGCCGTCGCACTCTACGCGTTCCGGATGGTCGGCTTCGCGCTCTTCGAGGTCACCGGCGA
It encodes:
- a CDS encoding branched-chain amino acid ABC transporter permease; translation: MDFVRTFDYRKNWFFPLLILAGLIWLVEPQTNIADIPAIGKLVRPAAGLAALLSLSAIATVVAALALSPLLDRSPAAARALRWAGYALIIAFFLFMPLYVEKIPHASMLKMTVAIQFMIVIVGINLLTGFGGQISLGQSAFFAIGGYTLGIGFRQWEMPWGWSLLIAPLLAGVAGFLIGIPALRFKGPYLALATLSLAVTVTPLAKKFEHYTGGVQGVSMFGKLNIPFWETNPDRFFYYLTAVLALLVFVLAANIRRGRFGRALVAIRDNETAAAAMGVNVALYKMTVFGIAGAFAGLAGALNGVVIQFVSPDQYSPLLSIRFLVGAVIGGVATINGAIIGGLFQQFVPDVTVSINKSAPDAIQAAILIVFMYVMRHGVVGFLEQTWRYARSGMRMRKPAAAQEAAAIAGRPGEAGAGRS
- a CDS encoding ABC transporter ATP-binding protein, with the translated sequence MTSSTNGAQPLLSVRNITLRFGGLVALDDVSFDVPAGQIVGLIGPNGAGKTTMFNAITRLYHPQAGEIWYGGRNLLSLAAHEVPRLGIARTFQNLALFPSMTVRDNIRVGAHARTRSDVFSQALRLPWVNREEREAEAAVNEAIAYLGLERVADHPAAGLPFGTLKRIELARALVAKPKLLLLDEPAGGLNHEEVSALGALIKDIRERFDVTVLLVEHHMGLVMGISEKVVVLDFGKKIADGTPAEVQRDPEVIRAYLGVEA
- a CDS encoding branched-chain amino acid ABC transporter permease, translated to MTEFIQLVLAGTANGCIYGLLALALVLIYRSTHIINFGQGEMAMFSTYICWSFLNAGMGYWVAVPLTLILAFAAGLAVQRILIRPVQNAPELTIVIVTLGLYLFFNSLALWIYSGVPKPFPLPTGVRQASWQVGDIFIVPYHLFIFVVLIVLMLALYVLFQRTKLGLGLRAAAAQPVSSQLVGINVGWMLALGWGIAAAAGALAGILSAPIVQLEPNFMATVLIFSFASATLGGFDSPPGAVVGGIALGNIVALGGRYIEFIGTQLDIVLALVVIVAVLLVRPAGLFGRQAVQRV
- a CDS encoding DUF3179 domain-containing protein encodes the protein MRTHALPFLAPLLALAAACSGGSAPVATPAPPPTPTATLSPVDRLISFQSEFPDWPNTDFSRATVDPREILRGCPARDCIPPLDADGAVTISAPRGGRARFAPAETLSYADRLPVAVVTVDGITKGYPLHILTWHEVVNDRFGERPVVVTFCPLCNTAIAFDRRVGGQVLDFGVSGNLRHSDLVMWDRQTESWWQQATGEGIVGAYAGQRLEPLPASIVPWGEFRRAFPRAPALTEDTGFDRAYGINPYEFYDAASQPFLFQGTPDPRLPALERVVALDRAGRGLAVPMEALAAAKVANVEAGGVPVAVFWMPGAASALDQREIAQSRDIGAAAAYEARLGGRTLRFAPGPEPGTFTDDATGSTWDIFGRAVAGPLAGRQLTPALHTTEFWFAWAAFHPGTAIWRP
- a CDS encoding ABC transporter ATP-binding protein codes for the protein MTAILEAKNLRAAYGDRPVIFGIDISVPQGGIVALLGANGAGKTTTLRALLAQTRTWGEITYQGQRINGASTQDLVRMGMVMVPEGRGTFVDFTVEENLRLGAYSRRDSDGIRKDIARVYEYFPVLGQRRNQRAGSMSGGEQQMLAIGRALMARPKLLLLDEPSLGLAPLIVQEIFQILTTINREEGVSMLLVEQDAVRALKVASYAYLLETGRVAMEGPAAQLAGSEDVRRAYLGY